The DNA window AGATCCAGGGCGACGGTATTATCCGGATGAGTGCCGCGGTAATGGATGGGCAAACCCAGAAGCTGAGCGGTGTCATCAATATTCAGGATGTGAAAAACCCCGTTTTTGTAGCGAAATCACTGATGCAGGAAGATGACAGAGTACTGGGCGGCGAAGGGGCTAAAATATATGCTGCAACGCACGGATTTGAGGACTATTCCACGGAGATTCCTCAGAGAAGAAAAGAATACGAGGAAAAACTTAAAAGCGGAGGAAAAGGCACGGTAGGCTGCGTAGCTATTGATAAAAACGGCCATCTTGCAGCAGCTACATCTACCGGAGGAAAGGGCTTTGAAATCCCGGGAAGGATTTCAGATTCGGCTACCGTAGCCGGGAATTATGCCAATCCGTTCTGTGCCGTCAGTTGCACAGGTGTGGGAGAAGATATTGTAAGCAACGCGACTGCTGCAAAAATCGTAACCCGTGTTACAGACGGAATGGATCTT is part of the Chryseobacterium camelliae genome and encodes:
- a CDS encoding isoaspartyl peptidase/L-asparaginase, translated to MKIIIHGGFFSESDQSTEVKTAKQDSLQRIARAAFDYLQSNSAFDTVAYAVSLLENDPLYNAGTGSQIQGDGIIRMSAAVMDGQTQKLSGVINIQDVKNPVFVAKSLMQEDDRVLGGEGAKIYAATHGFEDYSTEIPQRRKEYEEKLKSGGKGTVGCVAIDKNGHLAAATSTGGKGFEIPGRISDSATVAGNYANPFCAVSCTGVGEDIVSNATAAKIVTRVTDGMDLKTAFDRTFEELKAVDGFAGAIAIDRNGNVYHQDSYPTMVFASFDGTECTVFS